The following are encoded together in the Roseovarius sp. EL26 genome:
- a CDS encoding VPLPA-CTERM sorting domain-containing protein, which translates to MYYKSLLASAVVAMAITGSAQAATVSLFSDPSHGDVGGEVANQSADLTATGNTVNAFSGTGDAAWAAALAGADAVVIPELEVDGVSDNLSASTLTAIADFVTAGGNLVTTGVFGQGLTFINDVFGTSLTGTQFVPDSSITATGLLTEFGAGPATLTSLDAVDGANLASLGGATSVYETGAFSTVFTFGFGNGNVTFLGYDWFDGQDGDWATVQDIAVNLGASQIPLPAGMPLLLAGLGAFGIARRSRKA; encoded by the coding sequence ATGTATTACAAATCATTATTGGCCAGTGCCGTGGTTGCCATGGCGATTACTGGCTCGGCGCAAGCCGCAACTGTTAGCTTATTTTCAGACCCATCTCATGGGGATGTCGGCGGAGAAGTCGCTAACCAGAGTGCAGATTTGACCGCCACCGGCAATACCGTGAACGCCTTTTCCGGCACGGGAGATGCTGCCTGGGCAGCCGCTTTGGCTGGAGCTGATGCAGTGGTCATTCCAGAACTGGAAGTCGACGGCGTTTCAGACAACCTGTCAGCCTCAACCCTTACAGCGATTGCAGATTTTGTCACTGCAGGTGGCAACCTTGTGACGACTGGCGTTTTCGGTCAGGGCCTTACCTTCATCAATGATGTCTTTGGAACCAGCCTCACGGGCACACAATTTGTACCGGATTCCAGCATTACGGCGACAGGTCTTCTAACAGAATTTGGCGCAGGCCCTGCGACCTTGACCAGTTTGGACGCTGTCGATGGCGCAAATCTGGCCTCGCTTGGCGGCGCAACTTCTGTATATGAAACCGGCGCTTTCTCGACCGTCTTCACCTTTGGTTTCGGAAACGGCAATGTGACCTTCCTTGGCTATGACTGGTTTGATGGTCAGGATGGAGATTGGGCAACCGTTCAAGACATCGCAGTTAATCTTGGTGCAAGCCAGATTCCACTGCCTGCAGGCATGCCACTCTTGCTGGCTGGTCTCGGTGCGTTTGGCATTGCCCGTCGCAGTCGCAAAGCCTGA
- a CDS encoding ammonium transporter yields the protein MKARTLSLLSLTLMTLPVHAQAQDTPLIAQNTEIGFIFTTFMFLISGFLVFFMAAGFAMLEAGLVRSKNVTMQLTKNMALVSLASVFYYVIGYNLMYPGDGWTIDGIIGAFAVAEMEPVGLARAEPDLSYASVGSDFFFQLMFCATTASIVSGALAERIKLWPFLAFVVVLTALIYPIQASWKWGGGFLDGMGFQDFAGSTIVHSVGGWAALTGAIILGPRLGKYKKGRITAFPGSNLALATLGTLILWLGWFGFNGGSQLYMDSAGNVADISRIFVNTNTAAASGALTTLVLTQVMYKKPDLTMILNGALAGLVAITAEPLAPSLPLATLIGGIGGAIVVFTVPLLDRLQIDDVVGAIPVHLCAGIWGTLAVVLSNSDANLMTQLTAIVIIGAFVTVTSTLVWLTLKSVFGLRVDEQTEIDGLDMSELGMEAYPDFTTG from the coding sequence ATGAAGGCCCGAACCTTATCCCTATTGAGCTTGACGCTTATGACTTTACCAGTCCACGCCCAAGCCCAAGACACCCCTCTTATCGCCCAAAACACCGAAATCGGTTTCATCTTTACCACGTTCATGTTTCTGATTTCCGGCTTTTTGGTGTTCTTCATGGCCGCCGGCTTTGCCATGCTGGAAGCCGGGCTGGTGCGCAGCAAGAACGTCACCATGCAACTGACCAAAAACATGGCGCTCGTCTCGCTGGCGTCGGTCTTTTACTACGTTATCGGTTACAATTTGATGTATCCGGGTGATGGCTGGACCATAGATGGCATTATTGGTGCATTTGCCGTGGCTGAAATGGAGCCCGTCGGATTGGCTCGGGCCGAACCTGACCTCAGCTACGCCTCGGTTGGGTCTGATTTCTTCTTTCAGTTGATGTTCTGCGCCACCACTGCTTCGATCGTGTCAGGGGCCCTGGCCGAGCGGATCAAACTGTGGCCTTTCCTCGCCTTTGTCGTTGTACTAACCGCGCTGATCTACCCGATCCAGGCCAGCTGGAAATGGGGCGGCGGTTTTCTTGATGGCATGGGTTTTCAGGATTTCGCCGGATCGACCATCGTGCATTCCGTTGGCGGCTGGGCGGCCCTCACTGGTGCAATCATTCTGGGGCCGCGGCTGGGCAAATATAAAAAGGGTCGGATCACTGCCTTTCCGGGATCGAACCTTGCGCTTGCTACACTAGGTACCCTAATTTTGTGGCTTGGTTGGTTCGGCTTTAACGGCGGCTCGCAGCTTTACATGGACAGTGCGGGCAATGTCGCCGACATCAGCCGGATCTTTGTCAACACCAACACGGCTGCCGCCTCGGGTGCACTTACAACGCTGGTCCTGACGCAAGTCATGTACAAAAAGCCTGATCTGACCATGATCCTGAACGGCGCGCTGGCTGGACTGGTTGCGATCACGGCAGAGCCGTTGGCGCCCTCCTTGCCACTTGCCACGCTGATCGGCGGTATCGGTGGCGCAATCGTTGTCTTTACCGTCCCACTGTTGGACCGCCTACAAATCGACGATGTGGTCGGTGCAATTCCAGTTCATCTGTGCGCTGGGATTTGGGGCACACTGGCGGTCGTGCTCAGCAATAGTGACGCCAACCTGATGACGCAATTAACTGCAATTGTCATTATCGGCGCCTTTGTCACTGTCACCTCGACTTTGGTGTGGTTGACGCTGAAGTCTGTCTTTGGCCTGCGAGTTGATGAGCAAACCGAAATCGATGGGTTGGACATGTCGGAGCTGGGAATGGAAGCCTATCCCGATTTCACCACCGGATAA
- a CDS encoding transglycosylase domain-containing protein gives MSNSGRKTPRLVADKRTTASKKATKKKPAKKKKAAPKRKTRAKRKPITGGNMVTRFFRRIFRWVFGLIWAVTWRVTAVVTLVVGIAVALTYVTLEDVDTLLDGRARGSVTLMDRHGEVFAWRGDQFGGVITAQNVSRHLKNAVVATEDRRFKYHIGVDPIGIASAVRINLREGRGPLQGHGGSTLTQQTAKLLCFGNEYDEAEWDSEADYNADCRRGSLTRKAKEAIYAMAMEVKYSKDEILSIYLNRAYLGGGAFGAEAAAQRYFGKGAAQLNIGESAMLAGLLTAPSTNAPTNNLERSQNRASVVVGLMRDQGYISATDAATAIASPAVLSDAAEAQAGGYFADWVMATAPQYFTRDTTEDVVIRTTLDPRLQKAAEEALKTVFETKVREGSKAQAAIVIMSADGAVRAMVGGRKSKVSGAFNRATQAKRQTGSAFKPFVYATALELGERFDTIVVDEPYCLNIPGSGKWCPKNYNRKFAGPVTLTYALQHSLNIPAVKVAERSGLDLVRRVASDFGIESDLAAGPALALGASESTLVEMSGAYAGILNGGSSVTPYGLVDLRLQGDDEPLMTTEGGIGERVIRQAAAQELMYMMNKVVTSGTGKRANLPDRQAAGKTGTTQSARDAWFLGFTADYVAGVWMGNDDNKPLSGVTGGGLPAEIWRETMVRVHEGLPARPLPMVAPKPSRKAAQPTQPRTQKQKNRRKKRDSIIENVIRDIFGQ, from the coding sequence ATGAGTAACTCAGGTCGAAAAACACCCCGTCTTGTGGCGGACAAGCGTACAACGGCGTCGAAAAAGGCGACGAAAAAGAAGCCTGCGAAAAAGAAAAAGGCAGCGCCTAAGCGGAAAACCCGTGCAAAGCGTAAACCTATTACCGGCGGCAACATGGTGACACGGTTCTTCCGACGCATATTTCGCTGGGTGTTTGGGCTGATCTGGGCAGTGACTTGGAGAGTTACGGCTGTGGTTACGCTTGTCGTTGGAATCGCGGTGGCGCTGACGTATGTCACCCTAGAGGACGTTGACACTTTATTGGATGGGCGCGCGCGGGGATCTGTAACCCTGATGGATCGTCATGGAGAGGTCTTTGCATGGCGCGGCGATCAGTTTGGCGGTGTTATCACCGCGCAAAACGTCAGCCGCCATCTGAAAAACGCAGTTGTCGCGACCGAGGACCGGCGTTTTAAATATCACATTGGGGTCGATCCGATCGGGATCGCCAGCGCCGTTAGGATCAACCTGCGCGAAGGCCGCGGGCCGTTGCAGGGGCACGGTGGTTCAACGCTGACACAACAGACTGCCAAGTTGTTGTGCTTTGGGAATGAATATGACGAGGCTGAGTGGGACTCTGAGGCGGATTACAATGCTGATTGTCGCCGCGGGTCGCTGACACGTAAGGCCAAAGAGGCGATCTACGCCATGGCGATGGAGGTGAAATACTCCAAAGATGAAATTCTGTCGATCTATCTGAATCGGGCATATCTTGGCGGAGGGGCGTTTGGGGCTGAAGCAGCCGCACAACGGTATTTCGGCAAAGGTGCCGCGCAACTGAACATTGGAGAAAGCGCGATGCTGGCCGGGCTATTGACCGCGCCTTCGACAAACGCCCCGACCAACAATCTGGAGCGATCACAAAATCGAGCCTCGGTTGTGGTCGGCCTGATGCGTGATCAGGGATATATTTCTGCAACAGATGCTGCGACCGCAATCGCCAGCCCAGCGGTGCTCAGTGATGCCGCCGAGGCTCAAGCAGGGGGCTATTTTGCCGATTGGGTCATGGCGACCGCACCGCAGTATTTCACCCGCGACACGACTGAAGATGTCGTGATCCGCACCACTTTGGATCCACGCCTGCAAAAGGCTGCGGAAGAGGCGTTAAAAACTGTATTCGAAACCAAAGTACGCGAAGGTTCCAAGGCGCAGGCCGCAATTGTCATTATGTCCGCCGACGGCGCGGTGCGCGCCATGGTGGGCGGGCGCAAAAGCAAGGTCTCAGGCGCTTTCAATCGGGCGACACAGGCCAAGCGTCAAACAGGATCGGCCTTCAAGCCGTTTGTCTATGCCACCGCGCTTGAACTGGGTGAACGGTTTGACACAATTGTCGTGGATGAACCTTACTGTCTGAATATTCCGGGCTCTGGCAAATGGTGCCCCAAAAACTACAACCGAAAGTTCGCCGGTCCCGTGACCCTGACTTATGCCTTGCAGCACTCATTGAACATTCCAGCGGTGAAGGTGGCCGAACGATCCGGCCTTGATCTGGTGCGTCGTGTCGCCAGCGACTTCGGTATCGAAAGCGATCTGGCCGCAGGTCCGGCGCTGGCCTTGGGTGCATCCGAAAGCACATTGGTCGAGATGTCCGGGGCCTATGCCGGGATCCTGAATGGCGGCTCTTCCGTGACACCTTACGGCTTGGTTGATCTGCGCCTGCAGGGCGATGATGAGCCGCTGATGACCACCGAAGGTGGGATTGGCGAGCGGGTCATCCGTCAGGCCGCCGCGCAAGAGCTGATGTATATGATGAACAAGGTTGTCACCAGCGGCACGGGCAAACGGGCAAATCTTCCTGATCGTCAGGCAGCTGGTAAAACCGGCACAACGCAATCCGCGCGCGATGCATGGTTCCTGGGCTTCACCGCGGATTATGTCGCCGGCGTGTGGATGGGGAACGATGACAATAAACCACTGTCAGGGGTCACTGGCGGCGGCCTGCCTGCCGAGATTTGGCGCGAAACTATGGTCCGCGTGCACGAAGGCCTGCCCGCGCGCCCGCTACCAATGGTGGCACCCAAACCAAGCCGGAAAGCGGCGCAGCCCACTCAGCCACGGACCCAAAAACAGAAAAACCGGCGCAAAAAACGCGACAGCATAATCGAAAACGTAATCCGGGATATTTTTGGGCAATAA
- a CDS encoding phospholipid-binding protein MlaC: protein MNSELSRRAVIGTAMAAAVASLPLPALALTDAQAEALVNKVVGEINKVIASGKSLNSMIKDFERIFSRYADVNIIARSALGPAAKTASKSQMRNFTKAFQGYIARKYGKRFNEFVGGRIEVKGTRKVKSWQEVKSLVYLRGSAPFNVNFLVSDRSGKDLFFDMVIEGISLRLTERTEIGSLLDKNKGNIDKMIADLKKAG from the coding sequence ATGAATAGCGAACTTTCCCGCCGTGCTGTAATTGGCACCGCAATGGCCGCAGCCGTGGCAAGCCTGCCGCTTCCAGCATTGGCGTTGACCGATGCTCAGGCCGAGGCGCTGGTCAACAAGGTTGTTGGCGAAATCAACAAAGTTATCGCCTCTGGCAAGTCTTTGAATTCGATGATCAAGGACTTTGAGCGGATTTTCAGCCGCTATGCAGATGTGAACATTATCGCGCGTTCTGCCCTTGGCCCTGCGGCAAAAACCGCAAGCAAATCTCAGATGCGCAATTTCACCAAAGCCTTTCAAGGCTACATTGCCCGCAAATACGGTAAACGGTTCAACGAATTCGTTGGCGGCCGGATCGAGGTCAAAGGCACCCGCAAGGTCAAATCCTGGCAGGAAGTGAAATCACTGGTTTATCTGCGCGGCTCTGCACCGTTTAACGTCAATTTTCTGGTTTCGGACCGTTCGGGCAAAGATTTGTTTTTCGATATGGTCATCGAAGGCATCAGCCTGCGCCTGACAGAGCGTACTGAAATTGGATCGTTACTGGATAAAAATAAAGGCAACATCGACAAGATGATCGCCGACCTGAAAAAAGCAGGCTAA
- a CDS encoding VacJ family lipoprotein, with amino-acid sequence MNISTFLQERACAALALISVSLLTACASPGADHVAGAPFDPYEERNRQIHAFNKSVDRNLYRPAGKGYSDFLPDDPETAIGRFAFNLAIPSDIVNNILQLNMRGAFQDTGRFLVNSTVGLAGFFDPATELNMAQPTNTNFGETLHVWGVKQGAYVELPFLGPSTERDTAGMIVDIFTNPITYLLAYPNNLYGTGAALSANVARRGRYADAIDSILYESADSYAASRSLYLQNRQYTLGQEGEGAYLDPYDDPYGSPSGDPYGDPYSDSEVSEDTNE; translated from the coding sequence ATGAATATATCTACTTTTTTGCAAGAGCGCGCATGCGCCGCCCTGGCCCTGATCAGCGTTTCGCTGCTAACCGCATGCGCAAGCCCCGGTGCTGACCACGTCGCTGGTGCGCCCTTTGATCCTTATGAGGAACGCAACCGGCAAATCCACGCCTTTAACAAAAGCGTCGACCGGAATTTGTATCGGCCTGCTGGCAAGGGATATAGCGATTTCTTGCCGGATGATCCAGAAACTGCAATTGGTCGATTTGCCTTCAACCTCGCAATCCCAAGCGATATTGTGAACAACATACTGCAGCTCAACATGCGTGGCGCATTTCAGGACACGGGCCGCTTCTTGGTGAATTCAACGGTGGGACTTGCTGGCTTTTTCGACCCTGCAACCGAACTGAACATGGCACAGCCAACCAATACCAATTTTGGCGAAACCTTACACGTCTGGGGCGTAAAACAAGGCGCTTATGTTGAACTGCCTTTCCTCGGCCCCTCAACCGAGCGAGATACCGCCGGAATGATTGTAGACATTTTCACCAACCCGATCACCTATTTGCTGGCTTATCCCAACAATCTTTATGGTACGGGGGCCGCGTTGTCGGCCAATGTCGCACGGCGCGGTCGATATGCGGATGCGATCGATTCAATTTTGTACGAAAGTGCAGATAGTTACGCAGCAAGTCGGTCACTTTATCTACAAAATCGCCAATACACATTAGGACAAGAAGGTGAGGGTGCCTATCTTGATCCTTATGATGATCCATATGGCTCCCCTAGCGGTGATCCGTATGGCGACCCATATAGTGATAGTGAAGTTAGTGAGGACACCAATGAATAG
- a CDS encoding RidA family protein, with protein MGTFETKLAEMGVTLPDAPAPAANYVPYMQVGDIVYVSGQISKGDDGLIVGKMGDDMSTEAGAEAAKVCAIALLAQVKAACGGDLDRLVQVIKLTGFVNSTADYTDQPQVVNGASNFIGEALGDVGKHSRSAVSAASLPFGVAVEIEGIFQIK; from the coding sequence ATGGGAACGTTCGAAACAAAACTGGCTGAAATGGGTGTTACTCTGCCGGATGCACCGGCACCTGCCGCGAATTATGTGCCTTATATGCAGGTCGGTGATATCGTTTATGTATCGGGCCAGATCTCAAAAGGTGACGATGGTCTGATTGTAGGAAAAATGGGCGATGACATGAGCACTGAGGCCGGTGCTGAGGCGGCAAAGGTTTGTGCGATCGCCCTGTTGGCGCAAGTCAAGGCTGCTTGTGGTGGCGATCTTGACCGTTTGGTGCAAGTGATCAAGTTGACTGGTTTTGTGAATTCGACAGCTGATTACACTGATCAGCCTCAGGTCGTGAATGGGGCCTCAAACTTCATCGGCGAAGCACTGGGAGATGTTGGCAAGCATTCGCGTTCAGCTGTTTCCGCGGCCTCTTTGCCATTTGGTGTTGCCGTTGAAATCGAAGGTATTTTCCAGATCAAATGA
- a CDS encoding glycerophosphodiester phosphodiesterase family protein, translating to MMPLPEAFRQIPIAHRALHDKVDGRPENSRAAIQAAINAGYGIEIDLQMSSDGQAMVFHDYDLSRLTGEKGKVQQLSAAELGCVILSGSDEGVPGFAEILDLVAGQVPLLVELKDQHGKMGETDGVLEQAVARDLAGYDGPVALMSFNPHPVARLAELLPEVPRGLVTSGYRMVDEPHLSAKTRRHLRDIPDYDRCKASFISHQWSDLARSRVAELKSAGATVLCWTVKSAKDEAKAREIADNVTFEKYLAQHPD from the coding sequence ATGATGCCACTGCCAGAGGCATTCCGCCAGATACCGATCGCCCATCGGGCCTTGCACGACAAGGTGGATGGGCGACCTGAAAATTCGCGCGCAGCGATCCAAGCCGCCATAAATGCGGGCTATGGGATCGAGATCGATCTGCAAATGTCCAGTGATGGGCAGGCCATGGTTTTTCATGACTATGATCTGTCTCGATTGACTGGTGAAAAAGGCAAAGTTCAACAGCTTAGCGCAGCGGAGCTGGGTTGCGTCATCCTGAGTGGCAGCGATGAGGGCGTACCCGGCTTTGCCGAAATTCTGGACCTTGTGGCTGGGCAGGTTCCCTTGCTGGTGGAACTCAAAGATCAACACGGCAAGATGGGCGAAACCGACGGCGTGCTGGAACAGGCTGTTGCCCGTGATCTGGCTGGATACGATGGCCCCGTGGCCCTGATGTCCTTCAACCCGCATCCTGTTGCCCGGTTGGCGGAGCTGTTGCCAGAGGTGCCACGCGGTTTGGTGACCAGTGGTTACCGCATGGTGGATGAGCCGCATCTATCAGCCAAAACACGCCGCCATTTACGCGACATCCCGGATTATGATCGATGCAAGGCTTCTTTCATCTCGCACCAATGGTCTGATCTGGCTCGTTCGCGTGTGGCCGAGCTGAAGTCCGCGGGTGCTACGGTGTTGTGTTGGACAGTGAAATCCGCAAAGGATGAGGCCAAGGCACGTGAGATTGCGGACAACGTGACCTTTGAGAAATATCTCGCACAGCATCCTGACTAA
- a CDS encoding GNAT family N-acetyltransferase, whose product MSEDEIIITRHGTLASIGQEDWDACACPEAQEGSRPADPFTTYRFLKALEDSGSVGPGTGWEAHYLTAEQNGQVIACAPLYAKGHSQGEYIFDHNWAHAWERAGGRYYPKLQIAVPFTPVTGRRFLTRPGCEQAGQQALAQGAIQLTRQNGLSSLHATFCDADEWHAGPDLGLMQRTSQQFHWINEGYSSFDDFLGSLSSRKRKNIRKERATANDFGGEIVTLTGDGIKPHHWDAIWEFYQDTGARKWGQPYLTRAFFDIAHDTLRDDILLVLALRDDQPVAGAMNLIGRSALYGRYWGCVEHHACLHFELCYYRAMDFAISHRLQRIEAGAQGEHKLARGYLPVNTYSLHWVADDGFAEAIQSYLLAERDAVEQDIEIMTEYGPFRKPNVEDHE is encoded by the coding sequence GTGAGCGAAGACGAGATCATCATAACCCGCCACGGAACGCTCGCCTCAATCGGACAAGAAGATTGGGACGCTTGCGCCTGCCCCGAGGCGCAAGAGGGTTCACGCCCCGCAGATCCTTTTACTACCTATCGCTTTCTCAAGGCGCTGGAGGACAGTGGGTCGGTCGGCCCCGGCACTGGTTGGGAAGCTCATTACCTGACAGCTGAACAAAACGGCCAGGTGATCGCCTGCGCCCCGCTTTATGCAAAGGGTCACAGTCAGGGCGAGTATATCTTTGATCATAACTGGGCCCATGCCTGGGAACGGGCTGGAGGGCGGTATTACCCCAAGCTCCAGATTGCTGTGCCGTTCACCCCGGTCACCGGACGACGGTTTTTAACCCGCCCGGGGTGCGAACAAGCCGGTCAACAGGCGCTGGCGCAGGGGGCGATCCAGCTGACCCGGCAAAATGGCTTGTCATCTCTGCACGCCACGTTTTGCGATGCTGATGAATGGCACGCAGGGCCTGATCTGGGCTTGATGCAACGAACGTCGCAGCAATTTCATTGGATCAACGAGGGCTACAGCAGCTTTGATGATTTTCTAGGGTCTCTGAGTTCACGTAAGCGCAAAAATATCCGTAAAGAACGTGCCACTGCCAACGATTTCGGCGGCGAGATTGTCACGTTGACGGGGGATGGGATCAAACCCCATCATTGGGATGCGATCTGGGAATTCTATCAGGACACTGGGGCTCGCAAATGGGGACAGCCTTATTTGACGCGGGCGTTCTTTGATATCGCGCATGACACGCTGCGCGATGACATTTTACTGGTGCTTGCGCTGCGCGATGATCAACCCGTTGCCGGGGCGATGAACCTGATTGGGCGATCAGCACTTTATGGCCGGTATTGGGGCTGTGTTGAGCATCACGCCTGCCTGCATTTTGAATTGTGCTATTATAGGGCGATGGACTTTGCGATTTCCCATCGCCTGCAACGTATTGAGGCCGGTGCACAGGGGGAACACAAACTGGCACGCGGATATTTGCCAGTGAATACCTATAGCCTGCACTGGGTGGCGGATGACGGGTTTGCTGAGGCGATACAAAGCTATCTGCTGGCCGAACGCGACGCAGTGGAACAGGATATTGAGATCATGACGGAATATGGACCGTTCCGGAAACCAAATGTGGAGGACCACGAGTGA
- a CDS encoding 4a-hydroxytetrahydrobiopterin dehydratase — translation MTEKLSDTARKTTLTPLQETGWSVVEGRDAIKKEFKFKSFIEAFGFMTRAAIWAEKWNHHPEWFNVYNRVEVVLTTHEVDGLSALDVKLARKMDSLTE, via the coding sequence GTGACCGAGAAATTAAGCGATACCGCCCGGAAAACCACGTTAACACCATTGCAAGAGACGGGTTGGTCTGTTGTCGAAGGACGCGACGCGATCAAGAAGGAATTCAAATTCAAAAGCTTTATTGAGGCTTTTGGTTTTATGACCCGCGCCGCGATCTGGGCCGAGAAATGGAACCACCATCCAGAATGGTTCAATGTATACAATCGGGTCGAGGTGGTGCTGACCACACATGAGGTTGATGGACTTAGTGCGCTTGACGTTAAACTGGCACGCAAAATGGACAGCCTAACAGAGTGA
- a CDS encoding class I SAM-dependent methyltransferase: MHLDVQDLRNFYYRSPLGRAVQKTVRAELAKLWPESKGQTVAGYGFAVPFLRPYLADARRVIALMPAPQGVIGWPSDGPNISVLCEETLWPIETGRLDKLLIMHGLETSENPTALLEECWRVLGPGGSALFVVPNRAGLWSRSDKTPFGFGRPYSQSQLEAQLKEHSFLPERHATALYQPPSNKGFWLKTAGMWETFGGKLSVVVSGGVLIVQASKRVQAPSGPGLRETVRKPLEVLKPKPKPEAKPV, translated from the coding sequence ATGCATCTTGATGTGCAGGATTTGAGAAACTTCTATTACCGCAGCCCGCTTGGCCGGGCGGTGCAAAAAACTGTGCGCGCAGAGCTGGCAAAATTGTGGCCCGAATCAAAGGGTCAAACCGTTGCTGGATACGGGTTTGCAGTGCCTTTTCTACGGCCCTATCTGGCCGATGCCCGCCGGGTGATTGCATTGATGCCTGCACCTCAAGGGGTGATCGGCTGGCCCTCAGATGGGCCAAATATCTCGGTTCTGTGCGAAGAAACGCTTTGGCCGATTGAAACCGGGCGCCTGGACAAGCTTTTGATCATGCATGGGTTGGAAACCTCAGAAAACCCCACCGCCCTGCTTGAAGAGTGCTGGCGCGTTCTAGGTCCGGGTGGCTCGGCCTTGTTTGTGGTGCCCAACCGGGCGGGGCTGTGGTCGCGCTCAGACAAGACGCCATTTGGCTTTGGTCGCCCCTATTCGCAATCTCAACTGGAGGCACAACTCAAAGAACATAGTTTCCTGCCTGAACGCCACGCCACGGCCCTCTATCAACCACCGTCAAACAAAGGGTTTTGGCTCAAAACTGCTGGGATGTGGGAAACGTTTGGTGGAAAACTGTCTGTTGTCGTCTCGGGCGGCGTATTGATCGTACAGGCCAGCAAGCGGGTTCAGGCGCCATCCGGACCCGGATTGCGCGAAACGGTAAGAAAACCGCTTGAGGTGCTCAAACCGAAGCCCAAGCCCGAAGCCAAACCAGTTTAG
- the gloB gene encoding hydroxyacylglutathione hydrolase, translated as MALQIETIPCLSDNYAFLAHDAETGQTAVIDVPEAAPILAALERTGWTLSHVFLTHHHYDHVDGLTELLAAAPATVIGAAADAHRLPPLDVAVGEGDSVAVGSQTGHVLDVSGHTVGHIAIHFPESSVAFTADSLMALGCGRVFEGTMPQMWESLQKLAALPQDTVIYSGHEYTQSNARFALSVDPENEALQKRAAEIDAARAENRPTVPSTLAEELATNPFLRAGNSILQAQLGMEGVDAETTFAEIRQRKDRF; from the coding sequence ATGGCCTTACAAATCGAAACGATTCCCTGCCTGTCTGACAATTATGCCTTTTTGGCTCATGATGCCGAGACCGGACAAACCGCTGTTATTGACGTGCCTGAGGCCGCCCCGATTCTCGCCGCATTGGAACGCACAGGCTGGACGTTAAGTCATGTTTTTCTGACTCATCACCATTATGACCACGTCGATGGCCTTACCGAACTTCTGGCTGCTGCTCCAGCCACTGTGATTGGTGCCGCAGCAGATGCACATCGTTTGCCGCCGCTTGATGTGGCTGTAGGCGAGGGCGATTCTGTTGCGGTCGGATCACAAACGGGTCATGTCTTGGATGTTTCTGGGCATACGGTTGGGCACATCGCCATCCATTTTCCAGAAAGCTCAGTAGCGTTCACTGCTGATAGCCTCATGGCGCTGGGCTGCGGCCGCGTCTTTGAGGGCACGATGCCTCAAATGTGGGAAAGTTTACAAAAGCTTGCGGCATTACCACAGGATACTGTCATTTACTCTGGTCATGAGTACACTCAATCCAATGCGCGCTTTGCCCTAAGTGTGGATCCAGAGAACGAAGCGCTTCAGAAGCGGGCGGCTGAGATTGACGCGGCACGCGCTGAAAACCGCCCGACCGTGCCATCAACTTTGGCTGAAGAACTGGCAACAAATCCGTTCTTGCGCGCCGGGAATTCCATCCTCCAAGCCCAACTTGGGATGGAGGGTGTGGATGCTGAGACAACTTTTGCGGAAATTCGGCAGCGAAAAGACCGCTTTTGA